A window from Cryptomeria japonica chromosome 1, Sugi_1.0, whole genome shotgun sequence encodes these proteins:
- the LOC131071763 gene encoding uncharacterized protein LOC131071763, translating to MEKYWRLKDHNPGSVFSNKRVDRKHIRWKAPAPDWFKLNFDGACRGNLRVSGYGAIIINVEGDMILGTYDSLGWATNNEADIHVLIAGLSLCVKHGLSKIVIEGDSLIAINGLKKLQFQNRRLCKWNPCFTLLLNSIGVYEVMHTYREGNRVVDFLANLGVDSLNAEVIFDKASAPEIICVKVKSDLLRSNNVK from the coding sequence ATGGAAAAATATTGGCGACTGAAAGACCACAATCCTGGCTCTGTATTCTCTAATAAAAGGGTCGATAGGAAGCATATCAGATGGAAAGCACCTGCACCAGATTGGTTCAAACTGAACTTCGATGGTGCTTGTAGAGGTAATCTCAGGGTCTCTGGATATGGTGCCATTATCATAAATGTTGAGGGTGATATGATTTTGGGCACTTACGATTCACTTGGATGGGCCACCAATAATGAGGCCGACATTCATGTCCTCATTGCGGGTCTCAGTTTATGTGTCAAACATGGTTTGTCAAAAATAGTTATCGAGGGTGATTCACTTATAGCTATTAATGGGCTAAAAAAATTGCAATTTCAAAACAGGAGACTATGTAAATGGAACCCATGTTTTACTCTGCTATTGAACTCGATTGGAGTCTATGAGGTCATGCACACATATAGAGAAGGAAACCGGGTTGTGGATTTTCTTGCCAATCTAGGCGTTGATTCTCTCAATGCTGAGGTGATATTTGACAAAGCTTCTGCCCCTGAGATCATCTGTGTTAAAGTCAAGTCAGATCTTCTCCGTAGTAACAATGTTAAGTGA